The following proteins come from a genomic window of Sardina pilchardus chromosome 13, fSarPil1.1, whole genome shotgun sequence:
- the LOC134099213 gene encoding alpha-1B-glycoprotein-like: MRKRKTKFSSDKDMSMAVLALVSVLSLSVPSAAVTDQIRLVNGDSRCSGRVEVYLHNRWGTVCDNGWDIRDAEVVCRQLGCGTAVCAPGKAFFHAGKDSIEMVDVGCSGTEQSLTQCSYNTKQHCGHYEDSGVVCTDENPFIMLRNLYSTVSAGETLQFRCIRSTDQCAANLLLYRNGVKVKSQNIDSYRSSVIFYLNNVDSSHQGNYTCAYSSFSPLSTHSNPISITVVEVQKPSLTLETSQEVSWGQSAQMRCSIPSQHLGDTFTLQQRSGSFTERMRANGTSVLFTIPQVDFIHEGVYYCQYRTMVSTHGFTSPQSDTVRLSVVVVLVQPNISLSAPDGGLFWGPQGPEVTRGHSLSLICSTEPQHQGGSFHLIFDGSNRTRTQLAVNHSASFYIPEADYSHQGNYSCVYEVTVSSRTFKSTQTAPLTVIIRASLAPIIASGVISGSFLLLIIPAILYLVKKKCLNDTDMPKIQTNTLAHSSANTYGFHNEPGGSRDEIENIYIYEDPKENNVNVEELNGPTAVDNNYKELDVYQL; the protein is encoded by the exons atgagaaagaggaagacGAAATTCTCATCAGACAAGGATATGTCGATGGCTGTTCTCGCTCTAGTCTCAG TTCTTTCTCTCAGTGTCCCCTCAGCAGCTG TCACTGATCAGATCAGGCTGGTGAATGGGGACAGTCGGTGCTCAGGTCGAGTGGAGGTGTATCTCCATAACCGgtggggcactgtgtgtgataATGGTTGGGACATAAGAGATGCTGAGGTGGTGTGCAGACAGCTGGGGTGTGGCACTGCTGTTTGTGCCCCTGGAAAAGCCTTCTTTcatgcaggcaaagacagtaTTGAGATGGTTGATGTTGGATGTTCTGGTACTGAGCAATCTCTGACTCAGTGCTCCTACAATACCAAACAACACTGTGGCCATTATGAGGATTCAGGGGTGGTTTGTACTGATGAAA ATCCCTTCATCATGCTCAGGAACTTATACTCAACAGTCTCAGCTGGAGAAACTCTTCAGTTCAGATGCATCAGGAGTACAGACCAGTGTGCTGCCAACTTACTTCTATACAGAAATGGAGTTAAAGTGAAATCACAGAATATTGATTCCTACAGGTCGAGTGTTATTTTTTATCTGAATAATGTGGACTCCTCTCACCAGGGCAATTACACATGTGCctactcctccttctctccgctATCTACTCATAGCAATCCCATTAGCATCACTGTAG TTGAAGTACAGAAGCCAAGTCTTACATTGGAAACCAGCCAAGAGGTTTCTTGGGGTCAGTCTGCCCAGATGAGATGCTCCATCCCTTCACAGCACCTGGGCGATACATTTACCCTACAGCAACGCTCTGGGTCAtttacagagagaatgagagcaaaTGGAACCTCGGTCCTCTTCACCATTCCTCAAGTGGACTTTATCCATGAAGGAGTCTACTACTGCCAGTATCGAACAATGGTTTCCACACATGGATTCACATCCCCCCAAAGTGACACTGTCAGACTTTCTGTAGTAG tGGTGCTTGTGCAGCCCAacatctctctcagtgcccCAGATGGAGGGCTGTTCTGGGGTCCTCAGGGGCCAGAGGTGACCAGGGGCCACAGCCTCTCCCTCATCTGCTCTACTGAGCCACAGCACCAAGGAGGCTCCTTCCACCTCATCTTTGATGGGTCTAACAGGACCAGGACTCAGCTCGCCGTCAACCACTCAGCCTCCTTCTACATTCCTGAGGCAGACTACTCCCACCAgggcaactacagctgtgtcTATGAGGTCACTGTGTCCAGCCGTACCTTCAAGtcaacacagacagcaccactGACAGTCATCATAAGAG CATCCCTGGCTCCCATCATTGCATCTGGAGTGATTTCAGGGTCGTTTCTACTTTTGATTATCCCTGCCATCCTCTACTTGGTGAAGAAAAAGTGTTTGAATGACACAGACATGCCCAAAATTCAGACGAACACTCTTGCACACA GTTCTGCAAACACATATGGATTTCACAATGAACCGGGTGGTTCACGTGATGAAATTGAGAACATATATATCTACGAAGAcccaaaagaaaacaatgtgaaTGTAGAAGAGCTGAATGGCCCAACTGCCGTGGACAACAACTATAAAGAGCTTGACGTCTATCAACTATAA